The Sorangiineae bacterium MSr11954 DNA segment GCAACATGGAGCCCGCGCGCAAGGTCCCAACCCTCGCCGATCTCGATGCGCTGCCGTCGGACGTGAAGGGCGAAATCATCGAAGGCGTCCTCTACACGATGACGCGACCTCGCCCGCGTCATCAAGACACGAGCTTCTCGATCGGAAGCGATCTGCGCAGTCCCTTCGATCGTGGTCGCGACGGACCGGGGGGATGGCGAATTCTCATCGAGCCCGGTATCGAGCTTCCCAATACGCCGGAGGTAGCGCCCAACATTGCCGGATGGCGAAGGGAAAGACTGCCGAGCCTCCCGGAAGACTCGGCGATTCAAGTCGTCCCCGACTGGGTCTGCGAAATTCTCTCGCCCACGACGCGGCGCCACGATTTGCTCATCAAGAAGCCCCGCGCATCGGCGTCCCTTACCACTGGCTGGTCGATCTCGACGCGCGCACGATAACGGCGTATCGCCTCGCGTCGGGAGCATGGCTCGAGCTCGGCATTTGGGGCGATGAGACGGAGGTGCGCATCGAGCCGTTCGACGCGATCGCGCTCAATGTCGCCTCCTGGTGGCCGTAGAGCCGCAGGCTGTACGTCCGCGCCCGCCCCTCAAAACCGCGGTTTGCTCCCCGGAATCGACGGCCGCGAGCTCGGCGAGAGATCGATCTCGATCTCGTCCGGCCCCAGCACGGTAGCCTCGTCGCCCAGGCGCATGGCGTCGAGGAGCATGGCGCCGATGGAGCCGCGGATGGCCACGGACTGGGTCGCGCTCTCCGTGCGCTCGGCGGGGCTGAACCAGAAGCGACCGCGCTTCCAGTGAAGGACCTCGCGCAGCACGTCGGTGGGGGAGCGCTCGGCGCCGTCCAAGGAGCTCCCGACGAAGCCGCTGTCGGCGATGGAAAGGGTCGCGCGGCGGCCGCCCACGGTGACGACGGTGATGGTGCCGGTGCGGCGCTCCATTTCGAGGATCATCAGCACGGTGGCCAGCGACATTTGCGCGAGGTCACCGCGGAAGGCGGCGCCCACGGAGGAGTCGGCCAAGGCATCGACGAACGAGTCGCGCGGACGGCGGAGCCGGCGCGCCATGTCGATCAAGGCGGAGAGCTGCGCGGCCAACTCGTCGTCCGTAAAGGGCTCGCACAGGGAGGCGTCGGCGCCCACGTGCAGCCCCTGAAGCAACGAGTCGCGCTCCTCGCGCGAGGTGAGGAACAGAAACGGCGTTTGCGCGACCTCGCTCGGCTCCGTGCGAATCCGGCGCGCGACCCAGAATCCGTCGATGTCCTCCAGGGTCACATGGCACGCGATGCAGTCGGGCAGCCACGCGCACGCGCGCTCGAAACCGCTCCGAGCGCTCTGGCGAACTTCGACCTCATGACCATGACGCCGCAGGCTTACGGCGTGTCGTTCCGCCGTAGATGCATCGCCATGGATGAGGAGGATTCTCCCCACGTCCACGCCGCCACACTACCACAAGTGGATCCAACACCCCGACTTAACGGTATTTTCTAGCTGCACCAGGCCCTCGGGAAGCACGCGCCCACCACCACGTGCGTTCCCGGCCCTGCCACGTCACACGGTTTGCGCCGCGCAACGCGTCGAGATGCTGCCGCACGGCTTCGTACGCTCACACCGGCTCTTACGCTCGCCGCGTCGACCGCTCACCGACCTCACGCACCGTACGCCTCGAAGCGCTGCCGCGAGCTTCGTGCGCCCGCCCTCGAAGCGCTGCCGCAAGCTTCGTGCGCCCGCCTGACGCAAGCGCACGCCGCGACGCCACGTCACACGGTTTGCGCCGCGCAACGCGTCGAGATGCTGCCGCACGGCTTCGTACGCTCACACCGGCTCTTACGCTCGCCGCGTCGACCGCTCACCGACCTCACGCACCGTACGCCTCGAAGCGCTCCCGCAAGCTTGGTGCGCCCGCCCGACGCAAGCGCCCGCCGCGACTCAAACGCTCTGATATGCGCTCGAAGCGCTACCGCGAGCTTCATGCGCCCGCCCGACGCAAGCGCACCCCGCGACTCAAACGCTCTGGAACGCCTCGAAGCGCTGCCGCAAGCTTCGTGCACCCGCCCGACGCTAGCGCACCCCGCGACTCAAACGCTCTGCGTAGCTTCGGCGCGCTTCTGCATCTTGCGGTGGAGCAGGCGTTTCTTGAGCGGCCCGAGATGGTCGATCATCAACTTGCCCAACAGGTGGTCATACTCGTGCTGAATCGCCACCGCGAGCAGCTCCTCGGCCTCGATTTCGAACGGCTTGCCGTTTCGATCGAGGGCGCGCGCGCGGACATACGCGGCGCGCTCGATTTCCTCGGTGACCCCGGGGAAGCTGAGACACCCCTCCGTCCACACGATCTCGTCGCGGCGCTCCAAAATCTCCGGATTGATGAAGACGCGCAGATCGCTCGGCTCGTCCTCGGCTGCGATGTCGACGATGAAGATCTGCAGCGGCACGCCAATTTGGGTGGCGGCCAGGCCTACACCGGGTGCGGCGTACATCGTCTCTGCCATATCGTCGAGGAGCGTTTGGATCTCCTTATCGGCGATGCGGGAAGGGTCTACTTTCTCGCCAGGGTTGCGAAGGCGCTTGTCCGGGTAGTGCAAGATCGTGCGAATGGCCATGACCGAATCTCTTTAATAGTGCGCAAACCACCCCCTAGCCAGGTTTTCCGAATCAACATCCGGGCCAGCCGCCCAACCCGACTGTGCGCCAGGCATCCGAAGCTGGCTACGCCCAGCCGGTAAACCAGCCCCTACGGATAGACCAGCGGACCGAACACATGCGCGTCTTTGCCGCAGAGCTCCCAGGTGGGCTCGGCAATGTGCGGCGCATCGGCCGGGGTGGCCGGGCCCGCCCAGTCGACGGCGCCCGGACGCCCGCGCGGCCCGAGGAGGCTCGGCGCCAGAAACGCATGAAGCTCGTCGGCCAAGCGCGACGCGAGAAAGCTCCCCGCGAGCTCGGCGCCGCCCTCGACCATCAAGGTGACGATGCCGCGCGCGGCGAGCAAACGAAGGGCGCCCGCCACGTCGATGCGGCCCTCCGCGGAGCTCGGGGCCCGCAAAATCTCCACGCCGCGGGTGGTCAGCGTCTCTTCGGCCGCGCCGGATGCGTCGGCGTTGCAGATGACCCACGTGGGGACCTCGATGGCGGTCTCCACCAGCCGGCTCGCCGGCGGAAGGCGAAGCTTCGTATCGAACACGATGCGCACCGGGCTCTCACCGACCGCGTCGCGCACGGTGAGCCGCGGATCGTCGGCCAGCGCGGTGCCGATGCCGATGGCCACCGCGTCGTGCTGCGAGCGCAGCGCGTGCACCCGGGCGCGCGCGTCGGGGCCCGTGACCCACTTGGACGCGCCCGAGCGGGTGGCGATGCGGCCGTCGAGCGAGAGCGCCAGCTTCAACGAGACGTGCGGGAGCCCTTGTGTGACGTATTTGGACCACGGTGCGATCAGGCGCAGGGCCTCGGCTTCGCAAACGCCGGTGGTGACCTCCACACCGGCGGCCCGCAAACGATCGATGCCCCCGCCCGTGACGCTGGGGTTGGGATCGGCGCAGCCGATGACCACGCGCTTCACCTTGGAGGCGAGGATCGCGTCGGTGCACGGAGGTGTTTTGCCGAAGTGGTTGCACGGCTCCAACGTGATGTAGAGCGTGGCGCCTTCCGCGCTTTCGCCGGCCGCGGCCAGCGCGGCGCCCTCCGCGTGCACGTCGCCCGCGCGCGCATGAAAGCCGGTGGAGACCACGGCGCCGTCTTTGACGACCACGGCCCCGACGTGCGGGTTGGGGGAGGGGTGTCCCTTGCTGCCCTCTTCGAGCGCGCGACGCATCCACTTCTCGTCGTCGCGCTCGGCGGGGTCGCGCTCACTCGAACGCGGCGAAGGCGCCGTTCCGTTCTCCGGCGGCTCTTTCATTACGGCTCCTCGATCTGGCGTAATTTGGCGATTTTCTCGAGCTCGGCGCGGAATTCATCGAGGTCGCGAAACGAGCGGTAAACGCTGGCAAAACGAACGTAGGCAATGTCGTCGAGCGTGCGCAGGTGCTTCATGACGCGCTCCCCGACTTGCTGCGCGGGGATCTCTTTTTCGCCGGTGTCGATGAGCTCGCGCTCGATCTGATCGACGATGGCCTCGATGCGCGCCAGCGCGACATTGCGCTTCTCGCACGCCTTGCGCATCCCGCCGAGAATTTTCTGCCGATCGAAGTTCTCGCGCCGCCCGTCCTTCTTCACCACCAACGGGACGATTTCTTCCACCCGCTCGTAGGTCGTGAAGCGCCGGGCGCAGCTCTCGCACTCACGGCGGCGACGGGTAACGTCTCCGGCGGCAGACAGGCGCGAGTCGGTGACCTTGCTCTCGAGGTGCGCGCAGAACGGGCACTTCATTCGGACTCGATCTTGTTGACCCTGCGCACGTGGCGTTTGTCCCCGCCGAAGGGGGTGGTCAGCCACGTCTTGACGATTTCCCACGCCAGACCGAAGCCGACGACGCGCCCGCCGAGGCAAAGCACGTTCGAGTCGTTGTGCGCGCGGCTGTAGCGCGCGGTGAACACGTCCGAACAATTCACGGCGCGGATGCCGCGGTGGCGGTTGGCGGTCATGGCCATGCCGACCCCGGTGCCGCACACCAAAATGCCGCGATCGTAGCTGCCGGCCAGCATGCCGAGCACCGCCTGGCGCGCGTAATCCGGATAATCCGTCGACTCGGTGGTGTGCGTCCCGATGTCGAAGACGGTGTAGCCCCCCTCGCGCAACCCCTCGACGAGCTCTTTCTTCAGTTCGAGGCCGCCGTGATCCGAGGCCAAAACGATCCGCTCGCTCATGGTGTTCGCTACTTTCGGCTACCCCTCGAAGCGTGAGAACAGCAAGGAGCAATTCGTACCGCCGAAGCCGAACGAATTGTTCAACGCGTGCCGGATCCGCCGCTCGCGCGCGACGTTGGGCACATAATCGAGCGCGCACTCGGGATCGGGCTCGTCCAGGTTGATGGTCGGGGCCACGCGGCCCTCGGCCACCGTGAGGGCCACGATGGCGCTCTCCACCGCGCCCGCTGCGCCCAGGAGGTGACCGATCATCGACTTGGTGGAGCTGACCCAGAGCTTCTTGTCGGCCGCGTGCGCGCCGAAGACGCCCACGATGCCCTTCGACTCTTCGGCGTCGCCCGCCGGGGTCGAGGTCCCGTGCGCGTTGATGTAGTCGATGTGGTCGGGCGAGACGTTCGCGTCCTTCAGCGCCATGCGCATCGCGCGCTGCGCGCCCTCGGCGTTGGGGGCCGGGTGCGTGATGTGGTGCCCGTCGCTCGACGCGCCGTAGCCCGTGATCTCCGCGTAGATGCGGGCGCCGCGCTTCTTGGCGCGGGAGAGCGACTCGAGGATCAGAATGCCGCCTCCTTCGCCGCACACGAACCCATCCCGGCCCTTGTCGAAGGGGCGGCTGGCGCGCTTGGGCTCATCGTTGCGCTTGGAGAGCGCCATCATGGCCTCGAAGCCGCCGATGCCGACCGGGGTGATGGTCGCCTCCGAGCCGCCTGCCACCATGATCTGCGCCCGCCCGCGGCGGATCCACTCGACGGCCTCGCCGATGGCGTGCGCGCCGCTGGAGCATGCGCTGGTGGTGC contains these protein-coding regions:
- the fabF gene encoding beta-ketoacyl-ACP synthase II gives rise to the protein MERVVITGIGLVTPLGIGTQESWRALLAGESGIDRISLFDPAAFRVRIAGEVKGWDGTRFVPKKKLKEMDRFTEFALGAANLAFADAQLELTDEERDEAGCFIGVGLGGLETLEKTKQTLMEKGPSRVSPYSIPGIIANLAAGQVSITHGLRGPSYCTTSACSSGAHAIGEAVEWIRRGRAQIMVAGGSEATITPVGIGGFEAMMALSKRNDEPKRASRPFDKGRDGFVCGEGGGILILESLSRAKKRGARIYAEITGYGASSDGHHITHPAPNAEGAQRAMRMALKDANVSPDHIDYINAHGTSTPAGDAEESKGIVGVFGAHAADKKLWVSSTKSMIGHLLGAAGAVESAIVALTVAEGRVAPTINLDEPDPECALDYVPNVARERRIRHALNNSFGFGGTNCSLLFSRFEG
- a CDS encoding DUF4388 domain-containing protein, with amino-acid sequence MDVGRILLIHGDASTAERHAVSLRRHGHEVEVRQSARSGFERACAWLPDCIACHVTLEDIDGFWVARRIRTEPSEVAQTPFLFLTSREERDSLLQGLHVGADASLCEPFTDDELAAQLSALIDMARRLRRPRDSFVDALADSSVGAAFRGDLAQMSLATVLMILEMERRTGTITVVTVGGRRATLSIADSGFVGSSLDGAERSPTDVLREVLHWKRGRFWFSPAERTESATQSVAIRGSIGAMLLDAMRLGDEATVLGPDEIEIDLSPSSRPSIPGSKPRF
- the def gene encoding peptide deformylase — encoded protein: MAIRTILHYPDKRLRNPGEKVDPSRIADKEIQTLLDDMAETMYAAPGVGLAATQIGVPLQIFIVDIAAEDEPSDLRVFINPEILERRDEIVWTEGCLSFPGVTEEIERAAYVRARALDRNGKPFEIEAEELLAVAIQHEYDHLLGKLMIDHLGPLKKRLLHRKMQKRAEATQSV
- the nrdR gene encoding transcriptional regulator NrdR, which translates into the protein MKCPFCAHLESKVTDSRLSAAGDVTRRRRECESCARRFTTYERVEEIVPLVVKKDGRRENFDRQKILGGMRKACEKRNVALARIEAIVDQIERELIDTGEKEIPAQQVGERVMKHLRTLDDIAYVRFASVYRSFRDLDEFRAELEKIAKLRQIEEP
- the rpiB gene encoding ribose 5-phosphate isomerase B; translated protein: MSERIVLASDHGGLELKKELVEGLREGGYTVFDIGTHTTESTDYPDYARQAVLGMLAGSYDRGILVCGTGVGMAMTANRHRGIRAVNCSDVFTARYSRAHNDSNVLCLGGRVVGFGLAWEIVKTWLTTPFGGDKRHVRRVNKIESE
- a CDS encoding Uma2 family endonuclease → MTRPRPRHQDTSFSIGSDLRSPFDRGRDGPGGWRILIEPGIELPNTPEVAPNIAGWRRERLPSLPEDSAIQVVPDWVCEILSPTTRRHDLLIKKPRASASLTTGWSISTRAR
- the ribD gene encoding bifunctional diaminohydroxyphosphoribosylaminopyrimidine deaminase/5-amino-6-(5-phosphoribosylamino)uracil reductase RibD gives rise to the protein MKEPPENGTAPSPRSSERDPAERDDEKWMRRALEEGSKGHPSPNPHVGAVVVKDGAVVSTGFHARAGDVHAEGAALAAAGESAEGATLYITLEPCNHFGKTPPCTDAILASKVKRVVIGCADPNPSVTGGGIDRLRAAGVEVTTGVCEAEALRLIAPWSKYVTQGLPHVSLKLALSLDGRIATRSGASKWVTGPDARARVHALRSQHDAVAIGIGTALADDPRLTVRDAVGESPVRIVFDTKLRLPPASRLVETAIEVPTWVICNADASGAAEETLTTRGVEILRAPSSAEGRIDVAGALRLLAARGIVTLMVEGGAELAGSFLASRLADELHAFLAPSLLGPRGRPGAVDWAGPATPADAPHIAEPTWELCGKDAHVFGPLVYP